Proteins from one Pontibacter korlensis genomic window:
- a CDS encoding HipA N-terminal domain-containing protein: MRKAEIIYQDKTAGWLTQDETGFHFTYDTAYLRSKNPEPVSLTLPLQEQPYTDRVLFPFFDGLIPEGWLLDIAEKNWKLNPRDRMGLLLACCKDCIGAVSIHPVAEEDNP, encoded by the coding sequence ATGAGAAAGGCAGAAATCATATACCAGGACAAAACGGCCGGCTGGCTCACACAGGATGAAACCGGGTTCCATTTCACCTATGACACGGCCTACCTCCGGTCAAAAAACCCGGAACCCGTCAGCCTGACCCTTCCCCTGCAGGAGCAACCCTACACCGACCGGGTGCTGTTCCCTTTCTTCGACGGGCTGATACCAGAGGGCTGGCTGCTGGACATAGCCGAAAAGAACTGGAAATTGAACCCAAGAGACCGGATGGGGCTGCTTCTGGCCTGCTGCAAGGACTGCATTGGTGCCGTAAGCATTCACCCTGTGGCAGAGGAGGATAACCCATGA
- the sucC gene encoding ADP-forming succinate--CoA ligase subunit beta produces the protein MNIHEYQAKEILKSYGVRIQEGIVAETPEQAVAAAKKLTEETGTGWHVIKAQIHAGGRGKGGGVKLAKNLDQVKELADQILGMTLVTHQTGPEGKLVQKVLVAQDVYYPGDSEPKEYYLSILLDRAKGMNVIMASTEGGMDIEEVAEKSPEKIIKEWIDPAVGLQGFQARKIAFAFGLEGEAFKEMVKFVSNLYKAYLETDSSMFEINPVLKTSDNKILAVDAKVNLDDNALYRHKNLAAMRDLSEEDPLEVEAGEYHLNYVKLDGNVGCMVNGAGLAMATMDIIKLSGGEPANFLDVGGGANAQTVEAGFRIILKDPNVKAILINIFGGIVRCDRVANGVVEAYKNIGDINVPIIVRLQGTNAEEGARIIDESGLKVYSAVVLKEAAEKVKQVLAQA, from the coding sequence ATGAACATACACGAATATCAGGCTAAAGAAATTTTAAAAAGCTACGGTGTACGTATCCAAGAGGGTATCGTGGCTGAGACACCAGAGCAGGCTGTAGCTGCTGCCAAGAAACTGACAGAAGAGACAGGCACAGGCTGGCACGTTATCAAGGCACAGATCCATGCTGGTGGCCGTGGTAAAGGTGGCGGTGTGAAACTGGCTAAAAACCTGGACCAGGTAAAAGAGCTAGCTGACCAGATTTTGGGTATGACACTGGTTACGCACCAGACAGGCCCGGAAGGCAAGCTGGTACAAAAAGTACTTGTTGCGCAGGACGTATACTATCCTGGCGACTCTGAGCCAAAAGAGTACTACCTGAGCATCCTGTTGGATCGTGCTAAAGGTATGAACGTGATCATGGCCTCTACCGAAGGTGGTATGGACATTGAGGAGGTAGCTGAAAAGTCTCCGGAGAAGATCATCAAAGAGTGGATTGATCCTGCTGTTGGCTTGCAAGGCTTCCAGGCTCGTAAAATTGCTTTCGCTTTCGGTTTAGAAGGTGAGGCTTTCAAAGAAATGGTGAAGTTCGTTTCCAACCTGTACAAAGCGTACCTGGAAACAGACTCTTCTATGTTCGAAATTAACCCTGTGCTGAAGACTTCAGACAACAAGATTTTGGCAGTTGACGCGAAGGTGAACCTGGATGATAACGCCCTGTACCGCCACAAGAACCTGGCTGCAATGCGTGACCTTTCTGAAGAAGATCCGTTGGAGGTTGAAGCTGGCGAATACCACCTGAACTATGTAAAGCTTGACGGTAACGTTGGCTGTATGGTGAACGGTGCAGGTCTTGCTATGGCAACCATGGACATCATCAAGCTTTCTGGCGGTGAGCCTGCTAACTTCCTTGACGTAGGTGGTGGAGCAAACGCTCAGACTGTAGAGGCTGGTTTCCGCATCATTCTGAAAGACCCTAACGTTAAAGCGATCCTGATCAACATCTTTGGTGGTATCGTGCGTTGCGATAGAGTTGCTAACGGTGTGGTTGAGGCTTATAAGAACATCGGCGATATCAACGTTCCTATTATCGTGCGTCTTCAAGGTACAAACGCTGAAGAAGGAGCTCGTATCATTGATGAGTCTGGCCTGAAAGTATACTCTGCAGTAGTTCTGAAAGAGGCTGCTGAGAAAGTAAAGCAGGTTCTGGCTCAAGCTTAG
- a CDS encoding ABC transporter ATP-binding protein, with amino-acid sequence MLQVKNIHKKYGSLEVLKGIDLSIGAGEVVSIVGASGAGKSTLLHILGTLDTADSGEVMFDDKNIAKMNAADMARFRNRHIGFIFQFHNLLPEFTAVENVCLPGFLAGRPEKEVRQKAEELLTMLNLSHRFEHKPSEMSGGEQQRTAVARALINSPKIIFADEPSGNLDSKNAQELHDIFFRLRSEFNQTFVIVTHNEQLATMADRTLVMKDGQIVQEQQF; translated from the coding sequence GTGCTGCAGGTAAAAAACATTCATAAAAAGTACGGTTCGCTGGAAGTGCTCAAGGGCATCGACTTGTCTATTGGTGCAGGGGAAGTAGTTTCTATTGTGGGAGCCTCCGGGGCTGGTAAAAGTACGCTGTTGCACATTTTGGGTACGCTGGATACAGCTGATTCAGGTGAGGTAATGTTTGATGATAAGAACATTGCCAAAATGAATGCAGCTGATATGGCCCGCTTCCGTAACAGGCACATTGGCTTTATTTTTCAGTTCCATAACCTGTTGCCGGAGTTTACAGCAGTAGAGAACGTTTGTTTACCAGGGTTCCTTGCCGGTCGGCCAGAGAAAGAAGTACGACAGAAAGCAGAGGAACTACTAACCATGCTAAACCTTTCTCACCGCTTCGAGCACAAGCCTTCCGAGATGTCGGGTGGTGAGCAGCAGCGAACAGCCGTGGCCCGCGCTCTTATCAATTCTCCAAAAATTATTTTTGCTGACGAGCCAAGCGGTAACCTTGACTCTAAAAATGCGCAGGAGCTTCATGATATCTTCTTCCGTCTCCGTAGCGAGTTTAATCAAACTTTCGTGATCGTGACGCATAACGAGCAGCTTGCCACCATGGCAGATCGTACGCTGGTGATGAAGGATGGACAAATAGTGCAGGAGCAGCAGTTTTAA
- a CDS encoding type II toxin-antitoxin system Y4mF family antitoxin gives MSLHEFVKERRRAAGLTQPELAAKAGVGLRFVRDLEQGKESLRLDKVNQVLQLFGHQVGALPINRIELLR, from the coding sequence ATGTCACTACACGAATTTGTAAAGGAGCGGCGGAGAGCAGCCGGGCTCACCCAGCCCGAGCTGGCAGCAAAGGCTGGGGTGGGTCTCCGCTTCGTGCGCGACCTGGAGCAGGGGAAGGAGAGCCTGCGCCTGGACAAGGTGAACCAGGTGCTGCAGCTCTTTGGCCATCAGGTCGGCGCATTGCCTATCAACCGAATCGAATTGCTCCGATGA
- a CDS encoding RecQ family ATP-dependent DNA helicase: MQDIHHILKTYWGYDTFRPLQEEIVRSVLAGQDTLALLPTGGGKSICFQVPAMALEGICLVITPLIALMKDQVENLKKRGIPAVAVYSGMSRREIDVALDNCVYGGIKFLYLSPERLLTDLFQERVKRMKVALLAVDEAHCISQWGYDFRPPYLQLAELRDTLPDVPVIALTATATEAVRQDIQEKLKFPKPNVFQKSFARANLSYSCIATEDKTNRLLEVLQRMQGQSIVYVRSRRQTVEMAKLLQSRRIPAAAYHAGLKFEERSAVQQLWVEDKVRVMVATNAFGMGIDKPDVRLVVHLDLPESLEAYYQEAGRAGRDELYAYATILVGPNDVADLQRKVEEAHPPVEFIRRVYQCLANYYQLATGSGQFSSFDFELADFAKQYKLKPLETHHAIKRLESEGYLQLNEGYYMPSRLMVVLENTELYSFQLKNPEHDKLIQLILRMYGGEVFVNFVKVRERKMAELLKVSEQELRRKLEFLHKLQVINYEPQHDSPQLVFTAPREDASRVILNTKKLDTLRERALQQAKEMGRYVETGNRCRTQLLLEYFGEITDTSCRICDYCLAERKKQRQLEDKTVLRNKLVELIQVKPYLPKDLVQQFEPKHADTVTELIRELLDVGRLTYQESGKLEVKG, encoded by the coding sequence TTGCAGGACATTCACCACATATTAAAAACATATTGGGGCTACGACACTTTCCGGCCTTTGCAGGAGGAGATTGTACGATCGGTTCTGGCAGGGCAGGATACACTGGCCCTGTTGCCGACCGGTGGTGGTAAATCAATATGCTTTCAGGTGCCGGCAATGGCACTGGAGGGAATATGCTTGGTTATTACACCACTCATCGCCTTGATGAAAGACCAGGTAGAGAACCTTAAAAAGCGCGGTATACCGGCTGTGGCAGTATACTCCGGCATGAGCCGCCGCGAGATTGATGTTGCCTTGGACAACTGTGTGTATGGTGGTATAAAGTTTCTGTACTTGTCCCCGGAGCGCTTATTAACAGATCTTTTTCAGGAGCGAGTGAAGCGTATGAAAGTGGCGCTGTTGGCAGTGGATGAAGCACATTGTATCTCACAGTGGGGCTACGACTTCAGACCTCCCTACCTGCAACTGGCTGAGCTGAGGGATACACTGCCTGATGTGCCTGTTATTGCACTTACGGCCACAGCTACTGAGGCAGTAAGGCAGGACATACAGGAGAAACTCAAATTCCCGAAGCCAAACGTATTCCAGAAAAGCTTTGCGCGTGCTAATCTATCATATTCCTGCATTGCGACTGAAGACAAAACGAACCGCCTGCTGGAAGTGCTGCAGCGCATGCAGGGGCAGAGCATTGTGTATGTGCGTAGCCGCAGGCAAACAGTAGAGATGGCTAAACTTTTGCAGAGTCGCCGTATTCCGGCTGCTGCCTACCATGCTGGGCTAAAGTTTGAAGAGCGCAGTGCCGTGCAGCAGTTGTGGGTGGAGGATAAAGTGCGGGTGATGGTAGCCACTAATGCCTTCGGGATGGGTATCGATAAGCCTGATGTACGGCTGGTAGTACACCTGGACCTACCTGAAAGCCTGGAGGCGTATTACCAGGAGGCTGGACGTGCGGGGCGTGATGAGCTGTATGCTTATGCCACCATACTTGTTGGTCCAAATGATGTGGCCGACCTGCAACGAAAAGTAGAAGAGGCGCATCCACCGGTGGAGTTCATCCGCAGGGTATACCAGTGTTTGGCAAACTACTACCAGTTAGCAACTGGCAGCGGGCAGTTCAGCAGCTTCGATTTTGAGTTAGCAGATTTTGCCAAACAGTATAAGCTAAAGCCCCTGGAGACACATCATGCCATAAAGAGGCTAGAGTCGGAGGGATATCTGCAGCTTAATGAGGGGTACTACATGCCTTCCCGGCTGATGGTTGTGCTGGAGAATACGGAACTGTATAGCTTCCAGCTCAAGAATCCGGAGCACGACAAGCTTATACAGCTTATACTTCGGATGTACGGTGGGGAGGTATTTGTTAATTTTGTGAAGGTGCGGGAGCGAAAGATGGCGGAGTTGTTGAAGGTGTCGGAACAGGAGCTGCGCCGTAAACTGGAGTTCCTGCATAAGCTTCAGGTAATTAATTATGAGCCACAGCACGACTCACCACAGCTTGTGTTTACAGCACCGCGTGAGGATGCCAGCCGGGTTATACTTAATACAAAGAAGCTGGATACGCTTCGTGAGCGTGCACTACAGCAGGCAAAAGAAATGGGCCGCTATGTAGAAACCGGGAACAGGTGCCGTACTCAGCTCCTACTGGAGTACTTCGGAGAGATAACCGACACAAGCTGCCGCATCTGCGACTACTGTCTGGCTGAACGCAAAAAGCAGCGACAGCTGGAAGACAAAACCGTATTACGCAATAAATTAGTGGAGCTCATTCAGGTTAAGCCATACCTGCCGAAAGACCTTGTACAGCAGTTCGAGCCAAAGCATGCTGATACAGTAACAGAACTGATCCGGGAGCTCCTGGATGTGGGCAGGCTCACATATCAGGAGAGTGGTAAGTTAGAGGTGAAGGGTTAA
- a CDS encoding organic hydroperoxide resistance protein, whose amino-acid sequence MEKLYTAEVTATGGRHGQVRSSDGIIDMKLALPEGVGGQGGATNPEQLFAAGYAACFQSALLVVAGKHRERLNPESTVTAHVDLNKNDDGAYALSVKLAVNLKGVDKEKAKQMVDEAHQICPYSVGTRGNVDVELEVV is encoded by the coding sequence ATGGAAAAACTGTATACGGCAGAGGTAACTGCCACAGGAGGCCGTCATGGCCAGGTGAGATCATCAGACGGAATAATTGATATGAAACTGGCTCTGCCTGAAGGTGTGGGAGGGCAAGGAGGAGCGACTAACCCGGAGCAGCTTTTTGCCGCAGGGTATGCTGCCTGTTTTCAAAGTGCTTTATTGGTAGTTGCCGGTAAGCACCGAGAGCGCCTGAACCCTGAATCTACAGTTACTGCACATGTAGACTTAAATAAGAACGACGATGGTGCATATGCCTTAAGCGTAAAGCTTGCTGTCAATCTGAAAGGTGTGGATAAGGAGAAGGCGAAACAGATGGTTGATGAGGCCCACCAGATTTGCCCATACTCTGTTGGCACTCGCGGTAATGTAGATGTAGAACTAGAGGTAGTATAA
- a CDS encoding HipA domain-containing protein codes for MWGGYILKPPSQHYRELPEVEDLTMHLAAIAGIAVVPHSLIRLQSGSLAYITRRIDRTRQGKLHMEDMCQLTERLTEDKYRGSYEQIAKAILRYSANPGLDAVNFYEQVLFSFLTGNTDMHLKNFSLLHQPGLGPVLAPAYDLVATALVNPADDEDLALVLNGNKKRINRKDFNAAFSTSMLSEKQQENIFGKMRRAKQKWLAFIELSFLSRDLKSDYKAVLQERFYRLGL; via the coding sequence TTGTGGGGAGGCTATATCTTAAAGCCACCAAGCCAGCACTACAGGGAGCTGCCGGAGGTGGAGGACCTGACGATGCACTTGGCCGCGATCGCAGGCATCGCAGTGGTGCCGCACAGCCTGATCCGCCTGCAGTCGGGCAGCCTGGCCTACATCACCAGGCGCATTGACCGCACCCGGCAGGGCAAGCTGCACATGGAGGACATGTGCCAACTCACAGAGCGGCTCACAGAGGATAAGTACCGGGGCTCCTATGAGCAAATTGCAAAGGCCATTCTCAGGTACTCGGCCAACCCGGGTCTGGATGCGGTTAACTTCTACGAGCAGGTCCTGTTCTCTTTCCTGACGGGTAATACCGATATGCACCTGAAAAACTTTTCCCTGCTTCACCAACCCGGACTGGGCCCGGTGCTTGCCCCTGCCTATGATTTAGTGGCAACGGCGCTTGTGAACCCGGCAGACGATGAGGACCTGGCGCTGGTGCTCAACGGCAACAAGAAGAGAATCAACCGTAAGGATTTCAATGCAGCTTTTAGCACCTCTATGCTCAGCGAAAAGCAGCAGGAGAACATTTTCGGAAAGATGAGGAGAGCAAAGCAAAAATGGCTTGCCTTTATTGAACTCAGCTTCTTGAGTCGGGATCTTAAGTCCGACTACAAAGCTGTGCTGCAGGAGCGGTTTTACAGGCTGGGGCTCTAA
- a CDS encoding RNA polymerase sigma factor gives MTHNRSLGKIEEIYSQYWRELYVAAFRRLRSEEEVEDILQDIFLSLVQKPEVLDKEGSVKAYLHQALKYKIIDFYRKDQLRHSFALEELQATKHAGTTSDELLLAEELELCVQEEVSRMPEKMQQVYLLSRKESMSIEQIAEQLGISNQTVKNQISSALRRLRTRLSDYTSLLLLFCCFS, from the coding sequence GTGACGCATAACAGGAGCCTTGGTAAGATTGAAGAAATTTATTCCCAATACTGGCGTGAGCTTTATGTTGCGGCCTTCCGACGTTTAAGGTCGGAGGAAGAAGTAGAAGACATTCTCCAGGATATCTTCCTTTCACTTGTACAAAAGCCGGAGGTACTTGATAAAGAAGGATCGGTTAAAGCTTACCTACACCAGGCACTCAAGTATAAAATTATCGACTTTTACAGAAAAGATCAGCTGCGCCACTCTTTTGCTTTAGAAGAGCTACAGGCTACAAAGCATGCTGGAACTACAAGTGATGAGCTCCTTTTAGCCGAAGAACTGGAGCTGTGCGTGCAGGAAGAGGTAAGCAGAATGCCTGAAAAGATGCAGCAAGTATACTTGCTCAGCAGAAAGGAATCTATGAGCATAGAGCAGATTGCAGAGCAGCTTGGCATCTCAAACCAAACCGTCAAAAATCAGATCAGCTCTGCCTTGAGAAGGCTACGCACAAGGCTCAGCGACTACACCTCTTTACTACTCCTCTTTTGCTGCTTTAGCTAA
- a CDS encoding transporter, giving the protein MEILSRWGSILLLLLITITASPCFGQGEEKIETDRPDQTESSTVVPKGTLQIESGYFYQKATEEVKTVRTHAYPTALFRVGVLDWLEFRVLSSLRDSVVENGARRKVDGLSPLNLGLKFKLWKEQGLRPEAAFLVRAALPVGSRAFRPDNPEPELRLMFSNEITDKLELAYNLSHSWVEGDTRRGYTLSLSGEVHDRLTIYGEVFGNKQKGEKAEHQADAGILFLLRPNLQFDLALGVGLNEVAPDFFITTGVSVRLPR; this is encoded by the coding sequence ATGGAAATTTTATCACGTTGGGGAAGTATACTGCTGCTGTTGCTCATTACCATTACAGCTAGCCCTTGTTTTGGACAGGGAGAAGAGAAAATAGAAACTGACCGCCCTGACCAGACAGAGTCCTCAACGGTTGTTCCCAAAGGTACACTGCAGATTGAATCTGGCTATTTTTATCAGAAGGCAACAGAAGAAGTGAAAACTGTTAGAACCCATGCCTATCCTACTGCTTTGTTTCGGGTTGGTGTGCTGGACTGGCTTGAGTTTAGGGTGCTAAGCTCTCTGCGGGACTCTGTGGTGGAGAATGGTGCCCGGCGTAAGGTGGATGGCTTATCACCACTAAACCTGGGGCTAAAGTTCAAACTTTGGAAAGAGCAGGGCTTGAGGCCGGAGGCTGCCTTCCTGGTGCGAGCTGCACTGCCTGTAGGCTCACGCGCCTTCCGCCCGGATAATCCGGAGCCAGAGCTAAGGCTCATGTTTTCGAATGAGATAACAGATAAGCTGGAGCTGGCCTATAACTTATCTCACAGCTGGGTAGAGGGAGATACCAGAAGGGGCTATACGCTTAGCCTGAGTGGGGAAGTGCACGACAGGTTAACCATTTACGGAGAGGTGTTTGGCAATAAGCAGAAAGGGGAAAAGGCTGAGCATCAGGCTGACGCGGGCATACTTTTTCTGCTCAGGCCCAACCTACAGTTCGACCTTGCGCTAGGAGTTGGACTCAATGAGGTTGCTCCGGATTTCTTTATCACCACTGGTGTCTCTGTCAGGTTACCAAGGTGA
- a CDS encoding AI-2E family transporter — translation MLNVYLYAKRVAIAALIVLSVLTAFYLLGWHAYFFLLIFASILLAVLYCGMADWITDKLHLKRGLSLLLAVLLFFGVIFVAFWLIAPTVGQQVKEMRQTVPQAVSQVQHWLTQFGWGEKLMQQVPNDMSEVVPKQDALLSKVSGMFSSTLSFLADFAIVIISALFLAANPSLYTVGLSKLFPVRHRVHIREVLDKSYTTLKSWLVGMLSAMAIIGVSLAIGYNLIGLPLAFALALIGFFLAFIPNVGPLIAGVPAVLVGLTVSPQMALYAFLLYGGIQLVESYLITPLIFQKTVDLPPALLLFFQVLLGILQGGLGLLLAAPILAVLMVVVNELYVKGLLEASPVNAAEEEVE, via the coding sequence ATGCTTAATGTTTACTTATATGCCAAGCGTGTAGCAATAGCTGCGCTCATTGTTCTGTCAGTCCTGACTGCTTTCTACCTGCTAGGGTGGCATGCTTACTTTTTCCTGCTCATTTTCGCGTCTATCCTGCTGGCCGTTCTATACTGTGGCATGGCAGATTGGATTACTGATAAACTGCATCTGAAAAGAGGACTTAGCCTCTTACTGGCTGTGCTTTTATTCTTTGGGGTGATTTTTGTTGCTTTCTGGCTTATTGCACCTACCGTAGGGCAGCAGGTAAAGGAAATGCGGCAGACGGTTCCGCAGGCTGTGTCGCAGGTACAGCACTGGCTTACCCAGTTTGGTTGGGGCGAAAAGCTAATGCAGCAGGTGCCCAATGATATGAGCGAAGTGGTGCCCAAACAGGATGCTTTGCTTTCTAAGGTATCCGGGATGTTCTCATCCACCCTGAGCTTTCTGGCTGACTTTGCCATTGTGATCATTTCAGCTCTTTTTCTGGCTGCAAATCCATCGCTGTACACAGTGGGTTTATCCAAACTTTTCCCGGTGCGCCATCGCGTACATATCAGGGAGGTGCTTGATAAGAGCTACACTACCCTGAAATCCTGGTTAGTGGGCATGCTTTCGGCAATGGCCATTATTGGTGTAAGCTTGGCTATAGGATATAACCTGATTGGGCTGCCTTTAGCTTTTGCACTCGCCCTGATTGGCTTTTTTCTGGCGTTCATTCCTAATGTCGGGCCTTTAATAGCAGGAGTGCCTGCTGTGTTAGTTGGCCTTACGGTTAGCCCCCAAATGGCGCTTTATGCATTTCTGCTCTACGGTGGTATACAGCTGGTTGAAAGCTATCTTATCACACCACTTATTTTCCAGAAAACAGTTGATCTGCCACCGGCACTTCTTTTGTTCTTCCAGGTATTGTTAGGCATACTGCAAGGAGGTTTAGGGTTGTTACTTGCTGCTCCTATACTTGCTGTGCTGATGGTGGTAGTCAATGAGCTATATGTTAAGGGCTTGCTGGAAGCTTCGCCAGTTAATGCTGCTGAAGAAGAGGTGGAGTAG